The proteins below come from a single Zonotrichia leucophrys gambelii isolate GWCS_2022_RI chromosome 3, RI_Zleu_2.0, whole genome shotgun sequence genomic window:
- the ELOVL4 gene encoding very long chain fatty acid elongase 4 isoform X2 yields MQSPFPTLTISTIYLLTVWLGPKWMKTREPFQLRFLLVVYNFGMVLLNFFIFKELFLSSRARGYSYVCQSVDYSDNVYEVRIAAALWWYYVSKGIEYLDTVFFILRKKFNQISFLHVYHHFTMFTLWWIGIKWVAGGQAFFGAQMNAFIHVIMYMYYGLAACGPKFQKYLWWKRYLTILQLVQFHVTIGHTAMSIYIDCPFPKWMHWGVIFYAITFIFLFGNFYYRTYKLPKEPVKNGKIANGAVANGVSKPENNAVVENGKKQKKGKAKGE; encoded by the exons ATGCAGTCTCCATTCCCAACACTGACTATCAGCACTATTTATCTCCTCACTGTTTGGCTGGGCCCCAAGTGGATGAAGACGAGAGAACCCTTCCAGCTGCGCTTCCTGTTGGTTGTTTACAACTTTGGGATGGTTCTGCTCAACTTCTTCATTTTCAAAGAG ttgtTCTTGTCATCAAGAGCTCGAGGGTACAGCTATGTCTGCCAGAGTGTGGATTATTCAGATAATGTTTATGAAGTTAGG ATAGCTGCTGCTCTATGGTGGTATTATGTCTCTAAAGGAATTGAGTATTTGGATACAGTATTCTTCATCCTGAGGAAGAAATTTAACCAAATTAGTTTCCTTCATGTCTATCACCATTTCACCATGTTCACCTTGTGGTGGATTGGTATTAAGTGGGTTGCAGGTGGACAAG CTTTTTTCGGAGCTCAAATGAATGCATTTATTCATGTCATTATGTACATGTATTATGGATTGGCAGCTTGTGGCCCTAAATTTCAGAAATACCTGTGGTGGAAACGATATTTGACCATATTGCAATTG gtGCAGTTCCATGTGACTATTGGCCACACAGCCATGTCTATTTATATTGATTGTCCTTTCCCTAAATGGATGCACTGGGGTGTCATTTTCTATGCTATCACCttcattttcctgtttggtAACTTCTACTATCGGACATATAAGCTGCCCAAGGAACCTGTAAAGAATGGCAAAATAGCAAATGGTGCTGTTGCAAATGGAGTaagcaaaccagaaaataatgctgtggtggaaaatggaaaaaagcagaaaaagggaaaagcaaaaggagagTAA